In Monodelphis domestica isolate mMonDom1 chromosome 4, mMonDom1.pri, whole genome shotgun sequence, one DNA window encodes the following:
- the LOC100019462 gene encoding tetratricopeptide repeat protein 30B, which translates to MAGLTGAQIPDGEFTAAVYRLIRDARYAEAVQLLGGELQRSPRCRAGLSLLGYCYYRLQEFALAAECYEQLGQLHPELEQYRLYQAQALYKACLYPEATRVAFLLLDNPAYHGRVLRLQAAIKYSEGDLPGAQSLVEQLLSGEGGDETGGESEPDGQVNLGCLLYKEGQYDAACAKFGAALQASGYRPDLSYNLALAYYSSRHYAPALKHIADIIERGIRQHPELGVGMTTEGIDVRSVGNTLVLHQTALVEAFNLKAAIEYQLRNHEAAQEALTDMPPRAEEELDPVTLHNQALMNMDAKPTEGFEKLQFLLQQNPFPPETFGNLLLLYCKYEYFDLAADVLAENAHLTYKFLSPYLYDFLDAMITCQTAPEEAFLKLDELAGMLTEQLRKLTKQVQEARHNRDDEAVKKAVNEYDETLEKYIPVLMAQAKIYWNLENYPMVEKIFRKSVEFCNDHDVWKLNVAHVLFMQENKYKEAIGFYEPIVKKHYDNILNVSAIVLANLCVSYIMTSQNEEAEELMRKIEKEEEQLSYDDPDKKIYHLCIVNLVIGTLYCAKGNYDFGISRVIKSLEPYNKKLGTDTWYYAKRCFLSLLENMSKHMIMLRDSVIQECVQFLEHCELYGRNIPAVIEQPLEEERMHIGKNTVTYESRQLRALIYEIIGWNM; encoded by the coding sequence ATGGCGGGCCTAACCGGGGCCCAGATCCCGGACGGAGAGTTCACGGCGGCCGTATACCGCCTTATCCGGGACGCCCGCTACGCCGAGGCGGTACAGCTTCTGGGCGGAGAGCTGCAGCGGAGCCCGAGGTGCCGGGCTGGTCTCTCCCTGCTAGGCTACTGCTACTACCGCCTGCAGGAGTTCGCGCTGGCGGCCGAATGCTATGAGCAGCTGGGGCAGCTGCACCCCGAGCTGGAGCAGTACCGCCTCTACCAGGCGCAAGCCCTCTACAAGGCCTGCCTCTATCCCGAGGCCACGCGAGTGGCCTTCCTGCTCCTCGACAATCCTGCCTACCACGGCCGAGTTCTCCGCCTCCAGGCCGCAATCAAGTACAGTGAAGGTGACCTACCTGGGGCCCAGAGCTTGGTGGAGCAGCTGCTAAGTGGGGAAGGAGGCGATGAGACCGGAGGGGAAAGCGAGCCCGATGGCCAGGTCAACTTAGGCTGCCTGTTGTACAAGGAGGGCCAGTACGATGCTGCCTGCGCCAAGTTCGGTGCTGCACTGCAGGCATCAGGCTATCGTCCAGACCTTTCCTACAATCTGGCCCTGGCCTATTACAGCAGCCGACATTATGCTCCGGCCCTGAAACACATTGCGGACATCATAGAACGAGGCATTCGCCAGCATCCAGAGTTGGGTGTAGGGATGACCACTGAAGGCATCGATGTGAGGAGTGTTGGCAACACCCTGGTGCTCCACCAAACCGCCCTAGTGGAGGCCTTCAACCTCAAGGCAGCCATAGAGTACCAGCTGAGGAACCATGAGGCTGCTCAGGAAGCCCTCACTGACATGCCTCCCCGAGCTGAGGAGGAGTTAGACCCTGTCACCCTGCACAACCAGGCCCTGATGAACATGGATGCCAAACCCACAGAAGGATTTGAAAAACTACAGTTTTTGCTTCAGCAGAACCCTTTCCCCCCAGAGACTTTTGGTAACCTGTTGCTTCTCTATTGCAAGTACGAATATTTTGACTTGGCTGCAGATGTTCTGGCAGAAAATGCTCACCTGACATACAAATTTCTCTCACCTTATCTCTATGACTTCTTGGATGCCATGATTACCTGCCAGACAGCCCCTGAAGAAGCTTTCCTTAAGCTAGATGAACTAGCAGGGATGCTGACTGAGCAGCTGAGGAAACTTACTAAGCAAGTACAAGAAGCAAGGCACAATAGAGATGATGAAGCTGTTAAGAAGGCAGTGAATGAGTATGATGaaactttagaaaaatatataccaGTGTTAATGGCTCAGGCTAAAATCTACTGGAACCTTGAGAATTATCCAATGGTGGAAAAAATCTTTCGCAAATCTGTGGAGTTTTGTAATGACCACGATGTGTGGAAACTGAATGTTGCTCACGTTCTGTTCATgcaggaaaataaatataaagaagcaaTTGGTTTTTATGAGCCCATAGTAAAGAAGCACTATGATAACATATTGAATGTGAGTGCCATTGTATTGGCTAATTTGTGTGTCTCATATATTATGACAAGTCAAAATGAAGAAGCAGAGGAGTTGATGAGGAAAAttgaaaaggaggaagagcagTTATCTTATGATGATCCAGATAAGAAAATCTACCACCTCTGCATAGTAAACTTGGTGATAGGAACTCTGTATTGTGCCAAAGGAAATTATGACTTTGGTATTTCCAGAGTTATCAAAAGCTTGGAACCCTATAATAAGAAACTTGGAACTGACACCTGGTATTATGCCAAAAGatgcttcctttctctcctaGAAAACATGTCTAAACACATGATCATGCTGCGTGATAGTGTCATTCAAGAGTGTGTACAGTTTCTAGAACACTGTGAACTTTATGGTAGAAACATACCAGCAGTCATCGAACAACCactagaagaagaaagaatgcaCATTGGGAAGAATACAGTTACATATGAATCCAGACAACTGAGAGCATTGATCTATGAGATTATAGGATGGAATATGTAA